The Streptomyces sp. NL15-2K genome contains a region encoding:
- a CDS encoding transposase, which produces MSRGDLADRQLIDVIRWRTRAGTPWRDVPERYGPWERVYDLFRR; this is translated from the coding sequence GTGTCGCGTGGGGATCTGGCGGATCGGCAGCTGATCGACGTCATACGGTGGCGGACTCGGGCCGGCACGCCGTGGCGTGACGTGCCCGAGCGGTACGGCCCTTGGGAGCGCGTCTACGACCTCTTTCGGAGGTGA
- a CDS encoding NAD(P)H-dependent oxidoreductase: MSKVLLLVGHPDLSASRHNGALVDAVRDLEHVTVRDLSALYPDFEIDGDAERALLAEHDVIVFQHPLRWYSTPAIFRQWQDAVLTHGWAFNYEGKPTRTTGKKAVLAVTIGGQAEDYSLDGSIGFTMDQILAPWHATLSLCQFDLQPLFVLHGAAFGLSDEDVFSTAKDYRELLASFA; the protein is encoded by the coding sequence ATGTCCAAGGTTCTTCTGCTCGTTGGTCATCCCGATCTGTCCGCCTCCAGGCACAACGGGGCACTCGTCGACGCCGTACGCGACCTGGAGCACGTCACCGTGCGCGACCTGTCCGCCCTCTACCCCGACTTCGAGATCGACGGGGACGCCGAGCGGGCACTGCTCGCGGAGCACGACGTGATCGTCTTCCAGCACCCGCTGCGCTGGTACAGCACGCCCGCGATCTTCCGCCAGTGGCAGGACGCGGTCCTGACCCATGGCTGGGCGTTCAACTACGAGGGCAAGCCGACGCGGACCACCGGCAAGAAGGCCGTCCTGGCGGTCACCATCGGCGGTCAGGCCGAGGATTACAGCCTCGACGGATCGATCGGGTTCACGATGGACCAGATCCTGGCCCCCTGGCACGCCACGCTCAGCCTGTGCCAGTTCGACCTCCAGCCGCTGTTCGTCCTGCACGGCGCCGCCTTCGGCCTCTCCGACGAGGATGTCTTCTCCACGGCCAAGGACTACCGCGAACTCCTCGCGTCCTTCGCCTGA
- a CDS encoding ester cyclase has translation MSSSNVETQASTADLHRLADEYVKLVNLRDLDALFALYSPDFRSHAADGTATGLEETRAVLASFLDAVPDFAVTPVRVIAEDDWFAISFILTGTNTGPFNGTPATGRSIKVLELRMYKVADGKFTEHWGLIDLATLFAQLQS, from the coding sequence ATGTCTTCCTCGAACGTCGAAACCCAAGCGTCCACCGCCGACTTGCACCGACTTGCCGATGAGTACGTCAAGCTCGTCAACCTGCGTGACCTCGACGCTCTGTTCGCCCTGTACTCGCCGGACTTCCGCAGCCACGCTGCCGACGGCACCGCCACCGGCCTCGAGGAGACCCGCGCGGTGCTGGCATCGTTCCTCGACGCGGTCCCCGACTTCGCCGTCACGCCCGTCCGTGTCATCGCCGAGGACGATTGGTTCGCGATCAGCTTCATCCTCACCGGCACGAACACCGGGCCCTTCAACGGCACTCCCGCCACCGGCCGATCGATCAAGGTGCTGGAGCTCCGCATGTACAAGGTGGCAGACGGGAAGTTCACCGAGCACTGGGGCCTCATCGACCTGGCGACGCTCTTCGCCCAGCTGCAGTCCTGA
- a CDS encoding site-specific integrase: MHEVGQLRDVTMLAVPKVGRVQETGSVSLPYRLLDRDGGEVAAVSEFLLDMLANDDSPASLRSYAYELLAWFRFLWAVEVPWDRASRVEARDFALWLQTVKKPPRPRRPDAPPPGSINPVTGKRYPGEHYAARTRRHARAVVRSFYEYHRETHGRPLLNPFPRARRAEDEHLNAHHNPMHRFRQPARRAPYQPKEPRRAPRGIPDQAFNELFAALPSHRDRALVAFYISAGPRASELLGVTRDRVSPGDQTIGVVRKGSRALQWIPASSDAFVWLRLYQQQIRPLALDGPDEPLRRPLRPPSYDAARMVFTRTNEKLGANWTLHDLRHSAAKRMVRDPALSITDVQWVLGHLHVATTEQYLEPVQDEVVAQILAHHARQAAEPPWPVMPAPGYRSEVLQTLLGTAVPSGGPA, from the coding sequence GTGCACGAGGTCGGACAGCTACGGGACGTCACGATGCTGGCGGTGCCGAAGGTCGGCCGGGTCCAGGAGACCGGCAGCGTATCCCTGCCGTACCGGCTGCTCGACCGCGACGGGGGCGAGGTGGCGGCGGTCAGCGAGTTCCTGCTCGACATGCTCGCCAACGACGACAGCCCGGCCTCGCTCCGCTCCTACGCCTACGAGCTGCTGGCCTGGTTCCGGTTCCTGTGGGCGGTGGAGGTGCCGTGGGACCGGGCGAGCCGAGTGGAGGCCCGCGACTTCGCCCTGTGGCTGCAGACCGTCAAGAAGCCGCCGCGGCCCCGCCGACCGGACGCGCCGCCGCCCGGGTCGATCAACCCGGTGACCGGCAAGCGGTATCCGGGCGAGCACTACGCGGCCCGGACCCGGCGGCACGCGCGCGCCGTCGTCCGCAGCTTCTACGAGTACCACCGGGAGACGCACGGCCGGCCGCTGCTCAACCCGTTCCCGAGGGCCAGGCGGGCTGAGGACGAGCATCTCAACGCCCACCACAACCCGATGCACCGCTTCCGGCAGCCGGCTCGGAGGGCTCCCTACCAGCCGAAGGAGCCCCGGCGGGCACCGCGCGGCATCCCCGACCAGGCGTTCAACGAGCTCTTCGCGGCCCTGCCCTCGCACCGCGATCGGGCCCTGGTCGCGTTCTACATCTCGGCCGGCCCGCGGGCCTCGGAACTGCTCGGGGTGACCCGCGACCGGGTCAGCCCCGGAGACCAGACCATCGGGGTCGTCCGGAAGGGCTCGCGGGCCCTGCAGTGGATCCCGGCATCCAGCGACGCGTTCGTGTGGCTGCGGCTCTACCAGCAGCAGATCCGCCCGCTGGCCCTGGACGGACCCGACGAACCGCTGCGGCGACCGCTTCGACCGCCGAGCTACGACGCCGCGCGCATGGTCTTCACCCGGACCAACGAGAAGCTGGGGGCGAACTGGACTTTGCACGACCTTCGGCACAGCGCGGCCAAGCGCATGGTGCGCGACCCGGCGCTGTCGATCACCGATGTCCAGTGGGTCCTCGGCCACCTGCACGTCGCCACCACCGAGCAGTACCTCGAACCGGTCCAGGACGAGGTCGTGGCGCAGATCCTGGCCCACCACGCCCGCCAGGCCGCGGAGCCTCCCTGGCCTGTGATGCCGGCGCCGGGCTACCGCTCGGAGGTCCTGCAGACCTTGCTCGGCACGGCCGTTCCGAGCGGAGGACCGGCGTGA
- a CDS encoding AraC family ligand binding domain-containing protein: protein MTVITGHVIPRVGYQRLGPQPGLGIEVATTDETRERAECAGPHRLDFHQIALVTAGFDDHEVDFVPYSCAPGTLLWIRPGQVQRGFPPPGLSGWLIWFTPDFPQLPTTDHLLRDPVRTVRRDLDKEEQSRLVTLITELHAESTATSPDAHLLRHLLAAVILRIRRLSAPADAPDPGHGGDIYTRFLQEIEGSYASTRQVEDYAARLGYTAPRPSPGHPWPPPDTPRNTSSTPASCSKPNVCSSTPTGPCCPSPPGSASPKPATSASSSPATQG, encoded by the coding sequence GTGACAGTCATTACCGGACACGTCATCCCACGAGTCGGCTACCAGCGCCTGGGGCCCCAGCCCGGTCTGGGCATCGAGGTGGCGACCACGGACGAGACACGCGAGCGTGCCGAGTGTGCGGGCCCTCACCGCCTCGACTTCCACCAGATCGCCTTGGTCACGGCGGGTTTCGACGATCACGAGGTCGACTTCGTCCCCTACTCCTGCGCGCCGGGGACACTGCTGTGGATACGGCCCGGCCAGGTCCAGCGCGGCTTTCCCCCGCCCGGTCTTTCAGGATGGCTGATCTGGTTCACACCGGACTTCCCGCAATTGCCCACGACCGACCACCTGCTGCGCGACCCCGTTCGGACCGTGCGTAGAGATCTGGACAAGGAGGAGCAGAGTCGGCTGGTCACCCTCATCACCGAGCTCCACGCCGAATCGACCGCGACCTCTCCCGACGCCCACCTGCTCCGACACCTGCTCGCCGCCGTCATCCTGCGCATTCGCCGACTATCCGCCCCCGCCGACGCACCCGACCCGGGACACGGAGGGGACATCTACACCCGTTTCCTCCAGGAGATCGAAGGCTCCTACGCCTCCACCCGTCAGGTCGAGGACTACGCCGCCCGGCTCGGCTACACGGCGCCAAGACCCTCACCCGGGCATCCCTGGCCGCCACCGGACACTCCGCGAAACACATCGTCAACGCCCGCGTCCTGCTCGAAGCCAAACGTCTGCTCGTCTACACCGACCGGACCGTGCTGTCCATCGCCACCCGGCTCGGCTTCACCGAAGCCAGCAACTTCGGCAAGTTCTTCACCCGCCACACAGGGGTGA
- a CDS encoding helix-turn-helix domain-containing protein, whose product MSVSRPLDLPPITKALRPLHLLLEHVTSRWGMLVLIHLLHRPHRFSELRRAVGHVSEKMLAQTLQTLERDGLVHRDAKPVIPPRVDYSLTDLGREAAEQVRTLAFWTKERMERVEKARDAYDEARAADHDSRAS is encoded by the coding sequence ATGTCGGTAAGCCGCCCCCTGGATCTTCCTCCAATAACCAAAGCGCTGCGCCCCTTGCACCTGCTGCTGGAGCATGTCACCAGCCGCTGGGGGATGCTCGTACTGATCCACCTCCTCCACCGTCCGCACCGCTTCAGCGAGCTGCGCCGGGCGGTCGGACACGTCAGCGAGAAGATGCTGGCCCAGACCCTGCAGACGCTGGAGCGCGACGGCCTGGTCCACCGCGACGCCAAGCCGGTCATCCCGCCCCGCGTCGACTACTCCCTCACCGACCTCGGCCGCGAGGCGGCGGAACAGGTGCGGACCCTCGCGTTCTGGACCAAGGAGCGGATGGAGCGGGTCGAGAAGGCCCGCGACGCGTACGACGAGGCCCGGGCCGCGGACCACGACTCACGGGCCTCGTAG
- a CDS encoding site-specific integrase, translated as MPMLQVAPLDQERLLLVSPELGEVLTAIIQRVRRGQPAMPTVSAYDTLERLWSAPMPFLFQRPVGPEDRAIPRNYIYTCLDNALAASGLTAPGDEPLHYTPHDFRRIFVSDALRSGLPPHIAARICGHQTVDTTLGYAAIYPEDVITHHRVFIARRRSLRPSEEYREPTAQEWRDFLDHFELRKVALGVCARDFGTPCVHEHACIRCPVLRPDPAQMPRLEEIHANLLDRLREAKEQGWLGEVTAIEASLAAAEHKLAAMRDLAPRHTTVHLGMPDFRTTAGRLTPVRKE; from the coding sequence GTGCCCATGCTCCAGGTCGCCCCGCTCGACCAGGAGCGACTGCTGCTGGTCTCCCCGGAGCTCGGCGAAGTGCTCACCGCCATCATCCAGCGCGTCCGCCGCGGCCAACCGGCCATGCCGACGGTCAGCGCCTACGACACCCTGGAGCGGCTGTGGAGCGCACCGATGCCGTTCCTCTTCCAGCGGCCCGTAGGCCCCGAAGACCGCGCCATCCCCCGCAACTACATCTACACCTGCCTTGACAACGCGCTGGCCGCGAGCGGACTGACCGCCCCCGGCGACGAGCCGCTGCACTACACCCCGCACGACTTTCGCAGGATCTTCGTCTCCGACGCCCTGCGCTCCGGCCTGCCACCGCACATCGCCGCCCGTATCTGCGGCCACCAGACCGTCGACACCACGCTCGGCTACGCCGCGATCTACCCGGAGGACGTCATCACCCACCACCGGGTCTTCATCGCCCGCCGCCGCTCGCTGCGGCCCAGCGAGGAGTACCGCGAGCCCACCGCCCAGGAGTGGCGCGACTTCCTGGACCACTTCGAGCTGCGGAAGGTCGCCCTGGGCGTGTGCGCACGCGACTTCGGCACCCCGTGCGTCCACGAGCACGCCTGCATCCGCTGCCCCGTCCTACGGCCCGACCCCGCGCAGATGCCCCGGCTGGAGGAGATCCACGCCAACCTGCTCGACCGGCTCCGCGAGGCCAAGGAACAGGGCTGGCTCGGCGAGGTCACCGCGATCGAGGCCAGCCTCGCCGCCGCCGAGCACAAGCTCGCCGCCATGCGCGACCTCGCCCCGCGGCACACCACCGTCCACCTCGGCATGCCCGACTTCCGCACCACCGCTGGCCGACTCACCCCTGTCAGGAAGGAATGA